The following are encoded together in the Cynocephalus volans isolate mCynVol1 chromosome 4, mCynVol1.pri, whole genome shotgun sequence genome:
- the SVIP gene encoding small VCP/p97-interacting protein, with translation MGLCFPCPGESRPPTPDLEEKRAKLAEAAERRQKEAASRGILDVRSVEEKRKKKEKIEKQIATSGPPPAGGLRWTVS, from the exons ATGGGGCTGTGTTTTCCCTGCCCAGGGGAGTCCAGGCCTCCTACGCCGGACCTG gAAGAGAAGAGAGCGAAACTTGCAGAGGCTGCAGAGAGAAGACAAAAGGAG gcTGCATCTCGGGGAATTTTGGATGTTCGATctgtggaagaaaagagaaagaaaaaggaaaaaatagaaaaacaaatcgCTACATCTGGACCCCCACCAGCAGGTGGACTTAGA